The following proteins come from a genomic window of Dreissena polymorpha isolate Duluth1 chromosome 1, UMN_Dpol_1.0, whole genome shotgun sequence:
- the LOC127844726 gene encoding uncharacterized protein LOC127844726 isoform X24, giving the protein MTWLDDTLRLYMFVRGSDDTLRLYMSVRGSDDTLRLYMFVRGSDDTLRLYMSVRGSDDTLRLYMFVRGSDDTLRLYMSVRGSDDTLRLYMFVRVSDDTLRLYMSVRSSDDTLRLYMFVRGSDDTLRLYMSVRGSDDTLRLYMSVRGSDDTLRLYMSVRGSDDTLRLYMFVRVSDDTLRLYMFVGGSDDTLRLYMSVRGSDDTLRLYMFVRGSDDTLRLYMSVRGSDDTLRLYMSVRGSDDTLRLYMFVGGSDDTLRLYMFARSHCGSDDTLRLYMFVRGSDDTLRLYMSVRGSDDTLRLYMFVRGSDDTLRLYMFARSHCGSDDTLRLYMFARLHCFLINQCIQLSCILSLNV; this is encoded by the exons atgacatggctAGATGATACCCTTAGACTGTACATGTTTGTACGTGGCTCAGATGATACCCTTAGACTGTACATGTCTGTACGTGGCTCAGATGATACCCTTAGACTGTACATGTTTGTACGTGGCTCAGATGATACCCTTAGACTGTACATGTCGGTACGTGGCTCAGATGATACCCTTAGACTGTACATGTTTGTACGTGGCTCAGATGATACCCTTAGACTGTACATGTCTGTACGTGGCTCAGATGATACCCTTAGACTGTACATGTTTGTACGGGTCTCAGATGATACCCTTAGACTGTACATGTCTGTACGTAGCTCAGATGATACCCTTAGACTGTACATGTTTGTACGTGGCTCAGATGATACCCTTAGACTGTACATGTCTGTACGGGGCTCAGATGATACCCTTAGACTGTACATGTCTGTACGTGGCTCAGATGATACCCTTAGACTGTACATGTCGGTACGTGGCTCAGATGATACCCTTAGACTGTACATGTTTGTACGGGTCTCAGATGATACCCTTAGACTGTACATGTTTGTAGGTGGCTCAGATGATACCCTTAGACTGTACATGTCGGTACGTGGCTCAGATGATACCCTTAGACTGTACATGTTTGTACGTGGCTCAGATGATACCCTTAGACTGTACATGTCTGTAC GTGGCTCAGATGATACCCTTAGACTGTACATGTCTGTACGTGGCTCAGATGATACCCTTAGACTGTACATGTTTGTAGGTGGCTCAGATGATACCCTTAGACTGTACATGTTTGCTCGTTCACACTGTGGCTCAGATGATACCCTTAGACTGTACATGTTTGTACGTGGCTCAGATGATACCCTTAGACTGTACATGTCTGTACGTGGCTCAGATGATACCCTTAGACTGTACATGTTTGTACGGGGCTCAGATGATACCCTTAGACTGTACATGTTTGCTCGTTCACACTGTGGCTCAGATGATACCCTTAGACTGTACATGTTTGCTCGTTTACACTGTTTTTTAATTAACCAGTGTATACAACTATCGTGTATTTTGTCACTGAATGTATAA
- the LOC127844726 gene encoding uncharacterized protein LOC127844726 isoform X29: MTWLDDTLRLYMFVRGSDDTLRLYMSVRGSDDTLRLYMFVRGSDDTLRLYMSVRGSDDTLRLYMFVRGSDDTLRLYMSVRGSDDTLRLYMFVRVSDDTLRLYMSVRSSDDTLRLYMFVRGSDDTLRLYMSVRGSDDTLRLYMSVRGSDDTLRLYMSVRGSDDTLRLYMFVRVSDDTLRLYMFVGGSDDTLRLYMSVRGSDDTLRLYMFVRGSDDTLRLYMSVRGSDDTLRLYMSVRGSDDTLRLYMSVRGSDDTLRLYMFVRGSDDTLRLYMSVRGSDDTLRLYMFVRGSDDTLRLYMFARSHCFLINQCIQLSCILSLNV, encoded by the exons atgacatggctAGATGATACCCTTAGACTGTACATGTTTGTACGTGGCTCAGATGATACCCTTAGACTGTACATGTCTGTACGTGGCTCAGATGATACCCTTAGACTGTACATGTTTGTACGTGGCTCAGATGATACCCTTAGACTGTACATGTCGGTACGTGGCTCAGATGATACCCTTAGACTGTACATGTTTGTACGTGGCTCAGATGATACCCTTAGACTGTACATGTCTGTACGTGGCTCAGATGATACCCTTAGACTGTACATGTTTGTACGGGTCTCAGATGATACCCTTAGACTGTACATGTCTGTACGTAGCTCAGATGATACCCTTAGACTGTACATGTTTGTACGTGGCTCAGATGATACCCTTAGACTGTACATGTCTGTACGGGGCTCAGATGATACCCTTAGACTGTACATGTCTGTACGTGGCTCAGATGATACCCTTAGACTGTACATGTCGGTACGTGGCTCAGATGATACCCTTAGACTGTACATGTTTGTACGGGTCTCAGATGATACCCTTAGACTGTACATGTTTGTAGGTGGCTCAGATGATACCCTTAGACTGTACATGTCGGTACGTGGCTCAGATGATACCCTTAGACTGTACATGTTTGTACGTGGCTCAGATGATACCCTTAGACTGTACATGTCTGTACGTGGCTCAGATGATACCCTTAGACTGTACATGTCTGTACGTGGCTCAGATGATACCCTTAGACTGTACATGTCGGTACGTGGCTCAGATGATACCCTTAGACTGTACATGTTTGTACGTGGCTCAGATGATACCCTTAGACTGTACATGTCTGTACGTGGCTCAGATGATACCCTTAGACTGTACATGTTTGTAC GTGGCTCAGATGATACCCTTAGACTGTACATGTTTGCTCGTTC ACACTGTTTTTTAATTAACCAGTGTATACAACTATCGTGTATTTTGTCACTGAATGTATAA
- the LOC127844726 gene encoding uncharacterized protein LOC127844726 isoform X6, producing the protein MTWLDDTLRLYMFVRGSDDTLRLYMSVRGSDDTLRLYMFVRGSDDTLRLYMSVRGSDDTLRLYMFVRGSDDTLRLYMSVRGSDDTLRLYMFVRVSDDTLRLYMSVRSSDDTLRLYMFVRGSDDTLRLYMSVRGSDDTLRLYMSVRGSDDTLRLYMSVRGSDDTLRLYMFVRVSDDTLRLYMFVGGSDDTLRLYMSVRGSDDTLRLYMFVRGSDDTLRLYMSVRGSDDTLRLYMSVRGSDDTLRLYMSVRGSDDTLRLYMFVRGSDDTLRLYMSVRGSDDTLRLYMFVRGSDDTLRLYMSVRGSDDTLRLYMSVRGSDDTLRLYMFARSHCGSDDTLRLYMFARSHCGSDDTLRLYMFARSHCGSDDTLRLYMFVRGSDDTLRLYMSVRGSDDTLRLYMFVRGSDDTLRLYMFARSHCGSDDTLRLYMFARLHCFLINQCIQLSCILSLNV; encoded by the exons atgacatggctAGATGATACCCTTAGACTGTACATGTTTGTACGTGGCTCAGATGATACCCTTAGACTGTACATGTCTGTACGTGGCTCAGATGATACCCTTAGACTGTACATGTTTGTACGTGGCTCAGATGATACCCTTAGACTGTACATGTCGGTACGTGGCTCAGATGATACCCTTAGACTGTACATGTTTGTACGTGGCTCAGATGATACCCTTAGACTGTACATGTCTGTACGTGGCTCAGATGATACCCTTAGACTGTACATGTTTGTACGGGTCTCAGATGATACCCTTAGACTGTACATGTCTGTACGTAGCTCAGATGATACCCTTAGACTGTACATGTTTGTACGTGGCTCAGATGATACCCTTAGACTGTACATGTCTGTACGGGGCTCAGATGATACCCTTAGACTGTACATGTCTGTACGTGGCTCAGATGATACCCTTAGACTGTACATGTCGGTACGTGGCTCAGATGATACCCTTAGACTGTACATGTTTGTACGGGTCTCAGATGATACCCTTAGACTGTACATGTTTGTAGGTGGCTCAGATGATACCCTTAGACTGTACATGTCGGTACGTGGCTCAGATGATACCCTTAGACTGTACATGTTTGTACGTGGCTCAGATGATACCCTTAGACTGTACATGTCTGTACGTGGCTCAGATGATACCCTTAGACTGTACATGTCTGTACGTGGCTCAGATGATACCCTTAGACTGTACATGTCGGTACGTGGCTCAGATGATACCCTTAGACTGTACATGTTTGTACGTGGCTCAGATGATACCCTTAGACTGTACATGTCTGTACGTGGCTCAGATGATACCCTTAGACTGTACATGTTTGTACGTGGCTCAGATGATACCCTTAGACTGTACATGTCGGTACGTGGCTCAGATGATACCCTTAGACTGTACATGTCTGTACGTGGCTCAGATGATACCCTTAGACTGTACATGTTTGCTCGTTCACACTGTGGCTCAGATGATACCCTTAGACTGTACATGTTTGCTCGTTCACACT GTGGCTCAGATGATACCCTTAGACTGTACATGTTTGCTCGTTCACACTGTGGCTCAGATGATACCCTTAGACTGTACATGTTTGTACGTGGCTCAGATGATACCCTTAGACTGTACATGTCTGTACGTGGCTCAGATGATACCCTTAGACTGTACATGTTTGTACGGGGCTCAGATGATACCCTTAGACTGTACATGTTTGCTCGTTCACACTGTGGCTCAGATGATACCCTTAGACTGTACATGTTTGCTCGTTTACACTGTTTTTTAATTAACCAGTGTATACAACTATCGTGTATTTTGTCACTGAATGTATAA
- the LOC127844726 gene encoding uncharacterized protein LOC127844726 isoform X9, whose product MTWLDDTLRLYMFVRGSDDTLRLYMSVRGSDDTLRLYMFVRGSDDTLRLYMSVRGSDDTLRLYMFVRGSDDTLRLYMSVRGSDDTLRLYMFVRVSDDTLRLYMSVRSSDDTLRLYMFVRGSDDTLRLYMSVRGSDDTLRLYMSVRGSDDTLRLYMSVRGSDDTLRLYMFVRVSDDTLRLYMFVGGSDDTLRLYMSVRGSDDTLRLYMFVRGSDDTLRLYMSVRGSDDTLRLYMSVRGSDDTLRLYMSVRGSDDTLRLYMFVRGSDDTLRLYMSVRGSDDTLRLYMFVRGSDDTLRLYMSVRGSDDTLRLYMSVRGSDDTLRLYMFARSHCGSDDTLRLYMFARSHCGSDDTLRLYMFVRGSDDTLRLYMSVRGSDDTLRLYMFVRGSDDTLRLYMFARSHCGSDDTLRLYMFARLHCFLINQCIQLSCILSLNV is encoded by the exons atgacatggctAGATGATACCCTTAGACTGTACATGTTTGTACGTGGCTCAGATGATACCCTTAGACTGTACATGTCTGTACGTGGCTCAGATGATACCCTTAGACTGTACATGTTTGTACGTGGCTCAGATGATACCCTTAGACTGTACATGTCGGTACGTGGCTCAGATGATACCCTTAGACTGTACATGTTTGTACGTGGCTCAGATGATACCCTTAGACTGTACATGTCTGTACGTGGCTCAGATGATACCCTTAGACTGTACATGTTTGTACGGGTCTCAGATGATACCCTTAGACTGTACATGTCTGTACGTAGCTCAGATGATACCCTTAGACTGTACATGTTTGTACGTGGCTCAGATGATACCCTTAGACTGTACATGTCTGTACGGGGCTCAGATGATACCCTTAGACTGTACATGTCTGTACGTGGCTCAGATGATACCCTTAGACTGTACATGTCGGTACGTGGCTCAGATGATACCCTTAGACTGTACATGTTTGTACGGGTCTCAGATGATACCCTTAGACTGTACATGTTTGTAGGTGGCTCAGATGATACCCTTAGACTGTACATGTCGGTACGTGGCTCAGATGATACCCTTAGACTGTACATGTTTGTACGTGGCTCAGATGATACCCTTAGACTGTACATGTCTGTACGTGGCTCAGATGATACCCTTAGACTGTACATGTCTGTACGTGGCTCAGATGATACCCTTAGACTGTACATGTCGGTACGTGGCTCAGATGATACCCTTAGACTGTACATGTTTGTACGTGGCTCAGATGATACCCTTAGACTGTACATGTCTGTACGTGGCTCAGATGATACCCTTAGACTGTACATGTTTGTACGTGGCTCAGATGATACCCTTAGACTGTACATGTCGGTACGTGGCTCAGATGATACCCTTAGACTGTACATGTCTGTACGTGGCTCAGATGATACCCTTAGACTGTACATGTTTGCTCGTTCACACT GTGGCTCAGATGATACCCTTAGACTGTACATGTTTGCTCGTTCACACTGTGGCTCAGATGATACCCTTAGACTGTACATGTTTGTACGTGGCTCAGATGATACCCTTAGACTGTACATGTCTGTACGTGGCTCAGATGATACCCTTAGACTGTACATGTTTGTACGGGGCTCAGATGATACCCTTAGACTGTACATGTTTGCTCGTTCACACTGTGGCTCAGATGATACCCTTAGACTGTACATGTTTGCTCGTTTACACTGTTTTTTAATTAACCAGTGTATACAACTATCGTGTATTTTGTCACTGAATGTATAA
- the LOC127844726 gene encoding uncharacterized protein LOC127844726 isoform X13, with translation MTWLDDTLRLYMFVRGSDDTLRLYMSVRGSDDTLRLYMFVRGSDDTLRLYMSVRGSDDTLRLYMFVRGSDDTLRLYMSVRGSDDTLRLYMFVRVSDDTLRLYMSVRSSDDTLRLYMFVRGSDDTLRLYMSVRGSDDTLRLYMSVRGSDDTLRLYMSVRGSDDTLRLYMFVRVSDDTLRLYMFVGGSDDTLRLYMSVRGSDDTLRLYMFVRGSDDTLRLYMSVRGSDDTLRLYMSVRGSDDTLRLYMSVRGSDDTLRLYMFVRGSDDTLRLYMSVRGSDDTLRLYMFVRGSDDTLRLYMSVRGSDDTLRLYMSVRGSDDTLRLYMFARSHCGSDDTLRLYMFVRGSDDTLRLYMSVRGSDDTLRLYMFVRGSDDTLRLYMFARSHCGSDDTLRLYMFARLHCFLINQCIQLSCILSLNV, from the exons atgacatggctAGATGATACCCTTAGACTGTACATGTTTGTACGTGGCTCAGATGATACCCTTAGACTGTACATGTCTGTACGTGGCTCAGATGATACCCTTAGACTGTACATGTTTGTACGTGGCTCAGATGATACCCTTAGACTGTACATGTCGGTACGTGGCTCAGATGATACCCTTAGACTGTACATGTTTGTACGTGGCTCAGATGATACCCTTAGACTGTACATGTCTGTACGTGGCTCAGATGATACCCTTAGACTGTACATGTTTGTACGGGTCTCAGATGATACCCTTAGACTGTACATGTCTGTACGTAGCTCAGATGATACCCTTAGACTGTACATGTTTGTACGTGGCTCAGATGATACCCTTAGACTGTACATGTCTGTACGGGGCTCAGATGATACCCTTAGACTGTACATGTCTGTACGTGGCTCAGATGATACCCTTAGACTGTACATGTCGGTACGTGGCTCAGATGATACCCTTAGACTGTACATGTTTGTACGGGTCTCAGATGATACCCTTAGACTGTACATGTTTGTAGGTGGCTCAGATGATACCCTTAGACTGTACATGTCGGTACGTGGCTCAGATGATACCCTTAGACTGTACATGTTTGTACGTGGCTCAGATGATACCCTTAGACTGTACATGTCTGTACGTGGCTCAGATGATACCCTTAGACTGTACATGTCTGTACGTGGCTCAGATGATACCCTTAGACTGTACATGTCGGTACGTGGCTCAGATGATACCCTTAGACTGTACATGTTTGTACGTGGCTCAGATGATACCCTTAGACTGTACATGTCTGTACGTGGCTCAGATGATACCCTTAGACTGTACATGTTTGTACGTGGCTCAGATGATACCCTTAGACTGTACATGTCGGTACGTGGCTCAGATGATACCCTTAGACTGTACATGTCTGTAC GTGGCTCAGATGATACCCTTAGACTGTACATGTTTGCTCGTTCACACTGTGGCTCAGATGATACCCTTAGACTGTACATGTTTGTACGTGGCTCAGATGATACCCTTAGACTGTACATGTCTGTACGTGGCTCAGATGATACCCTTAGACTGTACATGTTTGTACGGGGCTCAGATGATACCCTTAGACTGTACATGTTTGCTCGTTCACACTGTGGCTCAGATGATACCCTTAGACTGTACATGTTTGCTCGTTTACACTGTTTTTTAATTAACCAGTGTATACAACTATCGTGTATTTTGTCACTGAATGTATAA
- the LOC127844726 gene encoding uncharacterized protein LOC127844726 isoform X16, whose amino-acid sequence MTWLDDTLRLYMFVRGSDDTLRLYMSVRGSDDTLRLYMFVRGSDDTLRLYMSVRGSDDTLRLYMFVRGSDDTLRLYMSVRGSDDTLRLYMFVRVSDDTLRLYMSVRSSDDTLRLYMFVRGSDDTLRLYMSVRGSDDTLRLYMSVRGSDDTLRLYMSVRGSDDTLRLYMFVRVSDDTLRLYMFVGGSDDTLRLYMSVRGSDDTLRLYMFVRGSDDTLRLYMSVRGSDDTLRLYMSVRGSDDTLRLYMSVRGSDDTLRLYMFVRGSDDTLRLYMSVRGSDDTLRLYMFVRGSDDTLRLYMFARSHCGSDDTLRLYMFVRGSDDTLRLYMSVRGSDDTLRLYMFVRGSDDTLRLYMFARSHCGSDDTLRLYMFARLHCFLINQCIQLSCILSLNV is encoded by the exons atgacatggctAGATGATACCCTTAGACTGTACATGTTTGTACGTGGCTCAGATGATACCCTTAGACTGTACATGTCTGTACGTGGCTCAGATGATACCCTTAGACTGTACATGTTTGTACGTGGCTCAGATGATACCCTTAGACTGTACATGTCGGTACGTGGCTCAGATGATACCCTTAGACTGTACATGTTTGTACGTGGCTCAGATGATACCCTTAGACTGTACATGTCTGTACGTGGCTCAGATGATACCCTTAGACTGTACATGTTTGTACGGGTCTCAGATGATACCCTTAGACTGTACATGTCTGTACGTAGCTCAGATGATACCCTTAGACTGTACATGTTTGTACGTGGCTCAGATGATACCCTTAGACTGTACATGTCTGTACGGGGCTCAGATGATACCCTTAGACTGTACATGTCTGTACGTGGCTCAGATGATACCCTTAGACTGTACATGTCGGTACGTGGCTCAGATGATACCCTTAGACTGTACATGTTTGTACGGGTCTCAGATGATACCCTTAGACTGTACATGTTTGTAGGTGGCTCAGATGATACCCTTAGACTGTACATGTCGGTACGTGGCTCAGATGATACCCTTAGACTGTACATGTTTGTACGTGGCTCAGATGATACCCTTAGACTGTACATGTCTGTACGTGGCTCAGATGATACCCTTAGACTGTACATGTCTGTACGTGGCTCAGATGATACCCTTAGACTGTACATGTCGGTACGTGGCTCAGATGATACCCTTAGACTGTACATGTTTGTACGTGGCTCAGATGATACCCTTAGACTGTACATGTCTGTACGTGGCTCAGATGATACCCTTAGACTGTACATGTTTGTAC GTGGCTCAGATGATACCCTTAGACTGTACATGTTTGCTCGTTCACACTGTGGCTCAGATGATACCCTTAGACTGTACATGTTTGTACGTGGCTCAGATGATACCCTTAGACTGTACATGTCTGTACGTGGCTCAGATGATACCCTTAGACTGTACATGTTTGTACGGGGCTCAGATGATACCCTTAGACTGTACATGTTTGCTCGTTCACACTGTGGCTCAGATGATACCCTTAGACTGTACATGTTTGCTCGTTTACACTGTTTTTTAATTAACCAGTGTATACAACTATCGTGTATTTTGTCACTGAATGTATAA
- the LOC127844726 gene encoding uncharacterized protein LOC127844726 isoform X21, with amino-acid sequence MTWLDDTLRLYMFVRGSDDTLRLYMSVRGSDDTLRLYMFVRGSDDTLRLYMSVRGSDDTLRLYMFVRGSDDTLRLYMSVRGSDDTLRLYMFVRVSDDTLRLYMSVRSSDDTLRLYMFVRGSDDTLRLYMSVRGSDDTLRLYMSVRGSDDTLRLYMSVRGSDDTLRLYMFVRVSDDTLRLYMFVGGSDDTLRLYMSVRGSDDTLRLYMFVRGSDDTLRLYMSVRGSDDTLRLYMSVRGSDDTLRLYMSVRGSDDTLRLYMFVRGSDDTLRLYMFARSHCGSDDTLRLYMFVRGSDDTLRLYMSVRGSDDTLRLYMFVRGSDDTLRLYMFARSHCGSDDTLRLYMFARLHCFLINQCIQLSCILSLNV; translated from the exons atgacatggctAGATGATACCCTTAGACTGTACATGTTTGTACGTGGCTCAGATGATACCCTTAGACTGTACATGTCTGTACGTGGCTCAGATGATACCCTTAGACTGTACATGTTTGTACGTGGCTCAGATGATACCCTTAGACTGTACATGTCGGTACGTGGCTCAGATGATACCCTTAGACTGTACATGTTTGTACGTGGCTCAGATGATACCCTTAGACTGTACATGTCTGTACGTGGCTCAGATGATACCCTTAGACTGTACATGTTTGTACGGGTCTCAGATGATACCCTTAGACTGTACATGTCTGTACGTAGCTCAGATGATACCCTTAGACTGTACATGTTTGTACGTGGCTCAGATGATACCCTTAGACTGTACATGTCTGTACGGGGCTCAGATGATACCCTTAGACTGTACATGTCTGTACGTGGCTCAGATGATACCCTTAGACTGTACATGTCGGTACGTGGCTCAGATGATACCCTTAGACTGTACATGTTTGTACGGGTCTCAGATGATACCCTTAGACTGTACATGTTTGTAGGTGGCTCAGATGATACCCTTAGACTGTACATGTCGGTACGTGGCTCAGATGATACCCTTAGACTGTACATGTTTGTACGTGGCTCAGATGATACCCTTAGACTGTACATGTCTGTACGTGGCTCAGATGATACCCTTAGACTGTACATGTCTGTACGTGGCTCAGATGATACCCTTAGACTGTACATGTCGGTACGTGGCTCAGATGATACCCTTAGACTGTACATGTTTGTAC GTGGCTCAGATGATACCCTTAGACTGTACATGTTTGCTCGTTCACACTGTGGCTCAGATGATACCCTTAGACTGTACATGTTTGTACGTGGCTCAGATGATACCCTTAGACTGTACATGTCTGTACGTGGCTCAGATGATACCCTTAGACTGTACATGTTTGTACGGGGCTCAGATGATACCCTTAGACTGTACATGTTTGCTCGTTCACACTGTGGCTCAGATGATACCCTTAGACTGTACATGTTTGCTCGTTTACACTGTTTTTTAATTAACCAGTGTATACAACTATCGTGTATTTTGTCACTGAATGTATAA
- the LOC127844726 gene encoding uncharacterized protein LOC127844726 isoform X26 gives MTWLDDTLRLYMFVRGSDDTLRLYMSVRGSDDTLRLYMFVRGSDDTLRLYMSVRGSDDTLRLYMFVRGSDDTLRLYMSVRGSDDTLRLYMFVRVSDDTLRLYMSVRSSDDTLRLYMFVRGSDDTLRLYMSVRGSDDTLRLYMSVRGSDDTLRLYMSVRGSDDTLRLYMFVRVSDDTLRLYMFVGGSDDTLRLYMSVRGSDDTLRLYMFVRGSDDTLRLYMSVRGSDDTLRLYMSVRGSDDTLRLYMFARSHCGSDDTLRLYMFVRGSDDTLRLYMSVRGSDDTLRLYMFVRGSDDTLRLYMFARSHCGSDDTLRLYMFARLHCFLINQCIQLSCILSLNV, from the exons atgacatggctAGATGATACCCTTAGACTGTACATGTTTGTACGTGGCTCAGATGATACCCTTAGACTGTACATGTCTGTACGTGGCTCAGATGATACCCTTAGACTGTACATGTTTGTACGTGGCTCAGATGATACCCTTAGACTGTACATGTCGGTACGTGGCTCAGATGATACCCTTAGACTGTACATGTTTGTACGTGGCTCAGATGATACCCTTAGACTGTACATGTCTGTACGTGGCTCAGATGATACCCTTAGACTGTACATGTTTGTACGGGTCTCAGATGATACCCTTAGACTGTACATGTCTGTACGTAGCTCAGATGATACCCTTAGACTGTACATGTTTGTACGTGGCTCAGATGATACCCTTAGACTGTACATGTCTGTACGGGGCTCAGATGATACCCTTAGACTGTACATGTCTGTACGTGGCTCAGATGATACCCTTAGACTGTACATGTCGGTACGTGGCTCAGATGATACCCTTAGACTGTACATGTTTGTACGGGTCTCAGATGATACCCTTAGACTGTACATGTTTGTAGGTGGCTCAGATGATACCCTTAGACTGTACATGTCGGTACGTGGCTCAGATGATACCCTTAGACTGTACATGTTTGTACGTGGCTCAGATGATACCCTTAGACTGTACATGTCTGTACGTGGCTCAGATGATACCCTTAGACTGTACATGTCTGTAC GTGGCTCAGATGATACCCTTAGACTGTACATGTTTGCTCGTTCACACTGTGGCTCAGATGATACCCTTAGACTGTACATGTTTGTACGTGGCTCAGATGATACCCTTAGACTGTACATGTCTGTACGTGGCTCAGATGATACCCTTAGACTGTACATGTTTGTACGGGGCTCAGATGATACCCTTAGACTGTACATGTTTGCTCGTTCACACTGTGGCTCAGATGATACCCTTAGACTGTACATGTTTGCTCGTTTACACTGTTTTTTAATTAACCAGTGTATACAACTATCGTGTATTTTGTCACTGAATGTATAA
- the LOC127844726 gene encoding uncharacterized protein LOC127844726 isoform X30 encodes MTWLDDTLRLYMFVRGSDDTLRLYMSVRGSDDTLRLYMFVRGSDDTLRLYMSVRGSDDTLRLYMFVRGSDDTLRLYMSVRGSDDTLRLYMFVRVSDDTLRLYMSVRSSDDTLRLYMFVRGSDDTLRLYMSVRGSDDTLRLYMSVRGSDDTLRLYMSVRGSDDTLRLYMFVRVSDDTLRLYMFVGGSDDTLRLYMSVRGSDDTLRLYMFVRGSDDTLRLYMFARSHCGSDDTLRLYMFVRGSDDTLRLYMSVRGSDDTLRLYMFVRGSDDTLRLYMFARSHCGSDDTLRLYMFARLHCFLINQCIQLSCILSLNV; translated from the exons atgacatggctAGATGATACCCTTAGACTGTACATGTTTGTACGTGGCTCAGATGATACCCTTAGACTGTACATGTCTGTACGTGGCTCAGATGATACCCTTAGACTGTACATGTTTGTACGTGGCTCAGATGATACCCTTAGACTGTACATGTCGGTACGTGGCTCAGATGATACCCTTAGACTGTACATGTTTGTACGTGGCTCAGATGATACCCTTAGACTGTACATGTCTGTACGTGGCTCAGATGATACCCTTAGACTGTACATGTTTGTACGGGTCTCAGATGATACCCTTAGACTGTACATGTCTGTACGTAGCTCAGATGATACCCTTAGACTGTACATGTTTGTACGTGGCTCAGATGATACCCTTAGACTGTACATGTCTGTACGGGGCTCAGATGATACCCTTAGACTGTACATGTCTGTACGTGGCTCAGATGATACCCTTAGACTGTACATGTCGGTACGTGGCTCAGATGATACCCTTAGACTGTACATGTTTGTACGGGTCTCAGATGATACCCTTAGACTGTACATGTTTGTAGGTGGCTCAGATGATACCCTTAGACTGTACATGTCGGTACGTGGCTCAGATGATACCCTTAGACTGTACATGTTTGTAC GTGGCTCAGATGATACCCTTAGACTGTACATGTTTGCTCGTTCACACTGTGGCTCAGATGATACCCTTAGACTGTACATGTTTGTACGTGGCTCAGATGATACCCTTAGACTGTACATGTCTGTACGTGGCTCAGATGATACCCTTAGACTGTACATGTTTGTACGGGGCTCAGATGATACCCTTAGACTGTACATGTTTGCTCGTTCACACTGTGGCTCAGATGATACCCTTAGACTGTACATGTTTGCTCGTTTACACTGTTTTTTAATTAACCAGTGTATACAACTATCGTGTATTTTGTCACTGAATGTATAA